One stretch of Aeromicrobium fastidiosum DNA includes these proteins:
- a CDS encoding pyridoxal phosphate-dependent aminotransferase yields the protein MTTAHPRPSTVVCEADAVQREAIYRIRHDVYAVELGQHPVNTAGRLTDRLDDVNRYLVATRDGSLAAFVSITPPNVLGYSVDKYFTRAEMPFDVDDDTYEIRLLTVLPGHRDTDLAALLMVAAYRWIESRGGRTVVAIGRDDVVPMYVRGGMRPTGLTTTSGAVTFELMHADVAEVRDAFDALEPVVAAIEQAVEWRLHVPLRKPAACFHGGESFGAVGVGFDDLSRRHDVINADVLDAWFEPAPAVLAELERHLAWLVRTSPPVDCAGLVAAIAAARDLDPRSVLVGAGSSDLIFRALPRWLTRASRVVLLDPTYGEYAHVLEKVVGCTVERLRLDRDRDYRPDLAALVELAASGPDLIVLVNPNSPTGQHLTVDEIGTLLDAAPPSTRIWVDETYAAYVGQSVEELITRHDQLIVCTSLSKAYALSGARVAYLAAAPHQLEELRSLTPPWVVGLPSQVAATRALESLDYYQGCWDRTHVLREELATGLTGLGWDVVPGQVANFLLAHLPAAGPTAAELVAAAQRHGLFLRDAGAMGTALGDRAVRVAVKDAATNDRIMAVLGAVAAPLNAVAQGS from the coding sequence GTGACCACCGCGCACCCCCGTCCCAGCACCGTCGTCTGCGAGGCGGACGCCGTGCAGCGCGAGGCCATCTACCGCATCCGGCACGACGTGTACGCCGTCGAGCTCGGCCAGCACCCCGTCAATACGGCAGGGCGACTGACCGATCGGCTCGACGACGTCAACCGCTATCTCGTGGCCACGCGGGACGGGTCGCTCGCCGCCTTCGTCAGCATCACGCCGCCGAACGTGCTCGGCTACTCGGTCGACAAGTACTTCACGCGTGCCGAGATGCCCTTCGACGTCGACGACGACACCTACGAGATCCGCCTTCTGACCGTCCTGCCCGGACACCGCGACACCGATCTCGCAGCACTGCTGATGGTCGCTGCCTACCGGTGGATCGAGTCCCGCGGCGGACGCACCGTCGTCGCGATCGGCAGGGACGACGTGGTGCCGATGTACGTCCGCGGCGGCATGCGACCCACGGGTCTGACCACGACGTCAGGAGCCGTGACCTTCGAGCTGATGCACGCCGACGTGGCCGAGGTGCGGGATGCGTTCGACGCGCTCGAGCCCGTCGTCGCGGCCATCGAGCAGGCCGTGGAATGGCGGTTGCACGTGCCGCTCCGCAAACCGGCGGCCTGCTTCCACGGCGGCGAGTCGTTCGGGGCGGTCGGGGTCGGCTTCGACGACCTCTCGCGCCGGCACGACGTCATCAACGCGGACGTGCTGGACGCGTGGTTCGAGCCGGCACCGGCGGTGCTGGCCGAGCTGGAGCGGCACCTGGCCTGGCTCGTGCGCACCTCTCCGCCGGTCGACTGCGCCGGACTGGTCGCCGCCATCGCGGCCGCACGCGACCTCGACCCTCGCTCGGTGCTGGTGGGCGCGGGATCGTCCGACCTCATCTTCCGCGCCCTGCCCCGCTGGCTGACACGTGCTTCCCGGGTCGTGTTGCTCGACCCGACCTATGGCGAGTACGCCCACGTGCTCGAGAAGGTCGTCGGGTGCACCGTCGAGCGTCTGCGGCTCGACCGTGACCGCGACTACCGGCCCGACCTCGCGGCACTGGTCGAGCTGGCGGCGTCCGGCCCCGACCTCATCGTGCTGGTCAACCCCAACAGTCCCACCGGCCAGCACCTGACGGTCGACGAGATCGGCACCCTGCTCGACGCGGCACCGCCGTCGACCCGCATCTGGGTCGACGAGACCTACGCGGCCTACGTGGGCCAGAGCGTCGAGGAGCTCATCACCCGCCACGACCAGCTGATCGTGTGCACCTCGCTGTCGAAGGCATACGCATTGAGCGGCGCACGGGTCGCCTACCTGGCGGCAGCGCCCCACCAGCTCGAGGAGCTGCGGTCGCTGACCCCGCCCTGGGTCGTCGGGTTGCCGTCGCAGGTCGCGGCCACCCGTGCCCTCGAGTCGCTCGACTACTACCAGGGCTGCTGGGACCGAACGCACGTCCTGCGTGAGGAGCTGGCGACCGGACTGACCGGGCTCGGATGGGACGTGGTCCCCGGACAAGTCGCCAACTTCCTGCTCGCGCACCTGCCCGCGGCTGGTCCCACAGCCGCCGAGCTCGTCGCCGCGGCCCAGCGGCACGGGCTGTTCCTGCGCGACGCCGGTGCGATGGGCACCGCGCTCGGCGACCGCGCCGTGCGAGTCGCCGTCAAGGACGCTGCCACGAACGACAGGATCATGGCCGTGCTCGGTGCCGTGGCCGCACCCCTCAACGCAGTAGCACAGGGTTCCTAA
- a CDS encoding sigma-70 family RNA polymerase sigma factor has translation MYLAEIARTPLLDAAREVELSKTVEAGLYARHLLEEGRVGRKKGGAPKWATEEELTWLAEEGDRAIQEFIQANLRLVVSIARKYGRSAMPMLDLVQEGNTGLIRAVEKFDYAKGFKFSTYATWWVRQAITRGIAQQARVVRLPVHVVEELNQVTAARRNLERQLGYDPEPAEIALELGMDVDRVIDLMSWGRDHVSLDSPVDDDGDTSLGDLIARETAPGPDFAVLDDESRHLVASLVDNLGEREADIVRARYGLLDGRQQKLADIGKRHGISAERVRQLEREALATLRRIADPDLAA, from the coding sequence ATGTACCTCGCCGAGATCGCCCGTACTCCCCTGCTCGACGCCGCCCGCGAGGTCGAGCTGAGCAAGACCGTCGAGGCCGGGCTCTACGCCCGTCACCTGCTCGAGGAGGGCCGCGTCGGCCGCAAGAAGGGTGGAGCGCCCAAGTGGGCCACCGAGGAGGAGCTGACCTGGCTCGCCGAGGAGGGTGACCGCGCGATCCAGGAGTTCATCCAGGCCAACCTGCGCCTCGTCGTCTCGATCGCCCGCAAGTACGGACGCTCGGCGATGCCGATGCTCGACCTCGTGCAGGAGGGCAACACGGGCCTCATCCGCGCCGTCGAGAAGTTCGACTACGCCAAGGGCTTCAAGTTCTCGACCTACGCCACGTGGTGGGTCCGCCAGGCCATCACCCGCGGCATCGCGCAGCAGGCCCGTGTCGTCCGCCTGCCCGTCCACGTCGTCGAGGAGCTCAACCAGGTCACGGCCGCGCGCCGCAACCTCGAGCGTCAGCTCGGCTACGACCCCGAGCCCGCCGAGATCGCCCTCGAGCTCGGCATGGACGTCGACCGGGTCATCGACCTGATGTCGTGGGGACGCGACCACGTCAGCCTCGACTCCCCCGTCGACGACGACGGCGACACCTCGCTCGGCGACCTGATCGCGCGCGAGACCGCGCCGGGCCCCGACTTCGCGGTGCTCGACGACGAGTCGCGTCACCTCGTGGCCAGCCTCGTCGACAACCTGGGCGAGCGCGAGGCCGACATCGTCCGCGCCCGCTACGGCCTGCTCGACGGACGACAGCAGAAGCTCGCCGACATCGGCAAGCGGCACGGCATCTCGGCCGAGCGCGTGCGCCAGCTCGAGCGCGAGGCCCTCGCGACGCTGCGCCGGATCGCGGATCCCGACCTGGCCGCGTAG
- the coaE gene encoding dephospho-CoA kinase, translating to MLRVGLTGGIGSGKSTVSALLAGHGAVVIDYDLLARDVVAPGSPALDEIASRFGADVITADGTLDRPALGAIVFGDAAALADLNGITHPAIRELGERREAEAGPDAVVVHDNPLLVEMGAAARCDVVVVVDVPVEVQVQRLTTHRGMSEDEARARIAAQASREQRTGAADLVIDNTGPQDELVHIVGGTWDELVSRAAARPEPGTV from the coding sequence ATGTTGAGGGTCGGCCTCACCGGTGGCATCGGGTCGGGCAAGAGCACCGTCAGTGCGCTGCTCGCGGGCCACGGTGCCGTCGTGATCGACTACGACCTGCTCGCGCGCGACGTCGTGGCACCGGGCAGCCCGGCGCTCGACGAGATCGCCTCTCGGTTCGGTGCCGACGTCATCACGGCTGACGGGACGCTCGACCGTCCTGCCCTCGGGGCGATCGTCTTCGGCGACGCCGCGGCGCTCGCCGACCTGAACGGCATCACCCATCCCGCGATCCGCGAGCTGGGCGAGCGGCGCGAGGCCGAGGCAGGGCCGGACGCCGTGGTCGTGCACGACAACCCGCTCCTGGTCGAGATGGGTGCCGCCGCGCGGTGCGACGTCGTGGTGGTCGTCGACGTGCCGGTCGAGGTGCAGGTCCAGCGGCTGACGACCCATCGCGGCATGAGCGAGGACGAGGCGCGTGCCCGCATCGCCGCACAGGCGTCGAGAGAGCAGAGGACCGGTGCCGCCGATCTGGTGATCGACAACACCGGTCCTCAGGACGAGCTCGTCCACATCGTCGGGGGTACGTGGGACGAGCTCGTGTCCAGGGCGGCGGCCCGGCCGGAGCCGGGCACCGTCTGA
- a CDS encoding SH3 domain-containing protein codes for MADQRHSKHAAPRTIRRKRRTVSTWAVLPTVGMLTVAGAAGAAVFHDSHPIKAAAAGASQQKDLFAASASRGQAPAAVSRSAERPPVPNVAAVEEKIEGLRYATTDIQVHADAKSGSPVLATVPYGESVDITGETNGKWAQIMHNDLPRWVEAASISAEEPLGTAPCATGSGMEKGLQPDTIKVHRAICAKFPSIVSYGGIAGRGEHATGHAIDIMISSDLGNEVAAYLQEHRAELGVEYLIWRQRIWRPATSNSWRGMSDRGGATANHMDHVHVTTYGNSATR; via the coding sequence GTGGCAGACCAACGCCACAGCAAGCACGCTGCACCACGCACCATCCGTCGTAAGCGCCGCACCGTCTCCACGTGGGCCGTTCTTCCGACCGTCGGCATGCTGACCGTCGCGGGCGCTGCCGGAGCGGCTGTCTTCCACGACAGCCACCCGATCAAGGCAGCGGCAGCGGGCGCGTCCCAGCAGAAGGACCTCTTCGCCGCCTCCGCCAGCCGCGGCCAGGCACCGGCGGCAGTCAGCCGCAGCGCCGAGCGGCCTCCCGTCCCCAACGTCGCCGCCGTCGAGGAGAAGATCGAGGGTCTGCGCTACGCGACCACCGACATCCAGGTGCACGCCGACGCCAAGTCGGGCTCACCGGTGCTGGCGACCGTCCCCTACGGCGAGTCCGTCGACATCACGGGCGAGACCAACGGCAAGTGGGCGCAGATCATGCACAACGACCTGCCCCGTTGGGTCGAGGCCGCGAGCATCTCCGCCGAGGAGCCGCTGGGCACCGCGCCGTGCGCCACGGGCTCGGGCATGGAGAAGGGGCTGCAGCCCGACACCATCAAGGTGCACCGCGCGATCTGCGCGAAGTTCCCGTCGATCGTCAGTTACGGCGGCATCGCGGGACGCGGTGAGCACGCCACGGGCCACGCGATCGACATCATGATCTCCAGCGATCTCGGCAACGAGGTGGCCGCCTACCTGCAGGAGCACCGTGCCGAGCTCGGCGTCGAGTACCTCATCTGGCGCCAGCGCATCTGGCGTCCGGCGACGTCCAACTCGTGGCGTGGCATGAGCGACCGCGGCGGTGCCACGGCCAACCACATGGACCACGTGCACGTCACGACCTACGGCAACTCCGCCACCCGCTAG
- a CDS encoding class I adenylate-forming enzyme family protein: protein MPDVLTAARSEQQQRRVAGTLTAHGLVAGDRLVLAVPGSPTYVSVVLGALRSGIVPVPLDPRLTAHERDAIIADVAPSLVVDDDADLESLLSGPDAVLSPHPRCRPMHFTSGTTGRPKGVWSGMLSPEHAAALVAEERDLWGFASDDLDLVVSPIYHSAPLRFAMGTILAGGSVAVLPRFEPDAFLSAVADLRPTSMFCVPAHLQRLFAHLDERGLTPDVSSFRLVAHAGAPCPEPVRLRAHALFGTDVVWEFYGSTEGQFTACSAPEWAERPGTLGLARPGRVVTTDDEGQLWCSVPAWARFTYWNAPEKTAQTWRTTPDGPAFTVGDLGRVDDDGYVFLDSRREDLIITGGVNVYPAEVEAALQTVDGVDDVAVYGRDDERWGQRVCAAYVGDVDEAVLRAVAEERLAPPKRPKTYVRHAELPRTATGKVRRTQL from the coding sequence GTGCCCGACGTCCTGACAGCAGCCCGCAGCGAGCAGCAGCAGCGACGCGTCGCCGGCACCCTGACGGCTCACGGACTCGTCGCCGGCGACCGGCTCGTCCTCGCCGTGCCCGGCAGCCCCACCTACGTCAGCGTCGTGCTCGGTGCCCTGCGCAGCGGCATCGTCCCGGTGCCGCTCGACCCCCGGCTGACGGCCCACGAGCGCGACGCGATCATCGCCGACGTCGCGCCCAGCCTCGTCGTCGACGACGATGCGGACCTGGAGTCGTTGCTGAGCGGCCCGGACGCCGTGCTGTCGCCGCACCCTCGCTGCCGCCCCATGCACTTCACGTCGGGTACGACGGGTCGCCCCAAGGGCGTCTGGTCGGGGATGCTGTCCCCGGAGCACGCCGCGGCGCTCGTCGCCGAGGAGCGCGACCTGTGGGGCTTCGCGTCCGACGACCTCGACCTGGTCGTGTCGCCGATCTACCACTCCGCTCCCCTGCGGTTCGCGATGGGCACGATCCTGGCCGGCGGATCCGTCGCGGTGCTCCCGCGGTTCGAGCCGGACGCCTTCCTGTCCGCGGTCGCCGATCTTCGTCCCACCTCGATGTTCTGCGTGCCGGCGCACCTGCAGCGGCTGTTCGCGCACCTCGACGAGCGCGGGCTGACCCCTGACGTGTCGTCGTTCCGGCTGGTCGCGCACGCCGGCGCGCCATGCCCCGAACCCGTGCGGCTCCGTGCCCATGCCCTGTTCGGGACCGACGTCGTCTGGGAGTTCTACGGGTCGACCGAGGGGCAGTTCACCGCCTGCTCGGCGCCTGAGTGGGCCGAGCGTCCGGGCACCCTCGGACTGGCTCGTCCCGGACGAGTCGTGACGACGGACGACGAGGGACAGCTGTGGTGCTCGGTGCCCGCCTGGGCACGGTTCACGTACTGGAACGCACCAGAGAAGACCGCGCAGACCTGGCGCACCACGCCCGACGGCCCTGCGTTCACCGTCGGAGACCTCGGCCGGGTCGACGACGACGGCTACGTCTTCCTCGACTCGCGCCGCGAGGACCTCATCATCACCGGCGGCGTCAACGTCTACCCCGCGGAGGTCGAGGCGGCACTGCAGACCGTCGACGGCGTCGACGACGTGGCGGTCTACGGACGCGACGACGAGAGGTGGGGGCAGCGGGTGTGCGCGGCGTACGTCGGGGACGTCGACGAGGCGGTGCTGCGCGCTGTCGCCGAGGAGCGCCTCGCGCCCCCGAAGCGTCCCAAGACGTACGTCCGGCACGCGGAGCTGCCTCGCACCGCGACCGGCAAGGTCAGGCGCACACAGCTCTGA
- the rpsA gene encoding 30S ribosomal protein S1, whose protein sequence is MTSSIAHVAPQVAVNDIGSEADFLAAIDLTIKYFNDGDIVEGIIVKVDRDEVLLDIGYKTEGVIPSRELSIKHDVDPNEVVSVGDSVEALVLQKEDKEGRLILSKKRAQYERAWGDIEKIKAEDGVVEGTVIEVVKGGLIMDIGLRGFLPASLVEMRRVRDLDPYIGQKIEAKIIELDKNRNNVVLSRRAWLEQTQSAVRQNFLTELQKGQVRKGVISSIVNFGAFVDLGGVDGLVHVSELSWKHIDHPNEVVQVGDEVTVEVLDVDMDRERVSLSLKATQEDPWQHFARTHQIGQIVPGKATKLVPFGAFVRVEEGIEGLVHISELAERHVEIPEQVVQIGDSVMVKIIDIDLERRRISLSLKQANETEAAVSDDFDPTLYGMTSSYDEQGNYIYPEGFDPETGEWQEGFDEARATWEKQYAEAHERWEAHKKQIEEAEKAGIEAAEASNYSSDSSAGADAPVQEGSLASDEALQALREKLTGGEA, encoded by the coding sequence ATGACTAGCAGCATCGCCCACGTGGCACCCCAGGTAGCGGTCAACGACATCGGCTCTGAGGCAGACTTCCTCGCCGCGATCGACCTCACCATCAAGTACTTCAACGACGGCGACATCGTCGAGGGCATCATCGTCAAGGTCGACCGCGACGAGGTCCTCCTCGACATCGGTTACAAGACCGAAGGCGTCATCCCCTCGCGCGAGCTGTCCATCAAGCACGACGTCGACCCCAACGAGGTCGTTTCCGTCGGCGACAGCGTCGAAGCCCTCGTCCTCCAGAAGGAGGACAAGGAAGGCCGTCTGATCCTGTCCAAGAAGCGTGCGCAGTACGAGCGCGCGTGGGGCGACATCGAGAAGATCAAGGCCGAGGACGGCGTCGTCGAGGGCACCGTCATCGAGGTCGTCAAGGGCGGCCTGATCATGGACATCGGTCTGCGCGGCTTCCTGCCCGCGTCGCTGGTCGAGATGCGCCGCGTGCGCGACCTCGACCCGTACATCGGTCAGAAGATCGAGGCCAAGATCATCGAGCTCGACAAGAACCGCAACAACGTGGTCCTGTCGCGCCGTGCCTGGCTCGAGCAGACGCAGTCCGCCGTCCGCCAGAACTTCCTCACCGAGCTCCAGAAGGGGCAGGTGCGCAAGGGCGTCATCTCGTCGATCGTCAACTTCGGTGCGTTCGTCGACCTCGGCGGCGTCGACGGACTCGTCCACGTCTCCGAGCTGTCCTGGAAGCACATCGACCACCCGAACGAGGTCGTCCAGGTCGGCGACGAGGTCACCGTCGAGGTGCTCGACGTCGACATGGACCGCGAGCGCGTCTCGCTGTCGCTCAAGGCCACGCAGGAAGACCCCTGGCAGCACTTCGCCCGTACGCACCAGATCGGGCAGATCGTGCCCGGCAAGGCGACCAAGCTGGTCCCCTTCGGTGCGTTCGTCCGCGTCGAGGAGGGCATCGAGGGCCTGGTGCACATCTCCGAGCTCGCCGAGCGTCACGTCGAGATCCCCGAGCAGGTCGTCCAGATCGGCGACTCGGTCATGGTCAAGATCATCGACATCGACCTCGAGCGTCGTCGCATCTCGCTGTCGCTCAAGCAGGCCAACGAGACCGAGGCCGCCGTCAGCGACGACTTCGACCCGACGCTGTACGGCATGACCTCCTCGTACGACGAGCAGGGCAACTACATCTACCCCGAAGGTTTCGACCCCGAGACCGGCGAGTGGCAGGAGGGCTTCGACGAGGCCCGCGCCACGTGGGAGAAGCAGTACGCCGAGGCTCACGAGCGCTGGGAAGCCCACAAGAAGCAGATCGAAGAGGCCGAGAAGGCTGGCATCGAGGCTGCCGAGGCGTCCAACTACTCGTCGGACTCGTCCGCCGGTGCCGACGCTCCCGTCCAGGAGGGCTCGCTGGCCTCCGACGAGGCGCTGCAGGCTCTGCGCGAGAAGCTCACGGGCGGCGAGGCGTAA
- a CDS encoding M18 family aminopeptidase, translating to MSSAADLCAFIDRSPTPFHVCETVAAELDSVGFRRVAEQDAWPSEPGRFYVVRGGSLVAWSSESSTAPHDAFRVVGGHTDSPNLRLKQHHDLSPEGLGVVALEPYGGAWLHSWLDRDLGIAGRLALRDGREVLVHVAEPVIRVPQLAIHLSDRKPLEVDPQRHLNGLWSTSRGTFLDVVAERAGVDAADVLGFELMTHDAQPSRLIGVDAELVSAPRLDNQVTCFAGTRALLAATPTPGIRPVLALFDHEEVGSTSERGAQSDLLATVLERIVIAAGGTRDDYHRAVAASVCASGDMAHATHPNHAERHEPLHHIAIGGGPVLKLHPNLRYASDAPGTAHFVRACEQAGVPLQRYEHRADLPCGSTIGPLSAARTGMLTVDVGAPQLAMHSARETMGAADVDPYARALAAFLSPLS from the coding sequence ATGTCCTCAGCCGCCGACCTCTGCGCGTTCATCGACCGGTCACCGACCCCGTTCCACGTCTGCGAGACGGTCGCGGCCGAGCTCGACTCGGTCGGGTTCCGCCGCGTGGCCGAGCAGGACGCGTGGCCGTCCGAGCCGGGACGCTTCTACGTCGTGCGTGGCGGGTCCCTCGTGGCGTGGTCGTCGGAGTCCAGCACGGCTCCGCACGACGCGTTCCGGGTCGTGGGCGGGCACACCGACAGCCCCAACCTGCGGCTCAAGCAGCACCACGACCTGTCGCCGGAGGGTCTCGGCGTCGTCGCGCTGGAGCCCTACGGGGGAGCGTGGCTGCACTCCTGGCTCGATCGCGACCTCGGCATCGCCGGACGCCTGGCGCTGCGCGACGGCCGCGAGGTGCTGGTGCACGTCGCCGAGCCGGTGATCCGGGTGCCGCAGCTCGCGATCCACCTGTCCGACCGCAAGCCGCTGGAGGTCGACCCGCAGCGCCATCTCAACGGGCTCTGGTCGACGTCGCGGGGCACGTTCCTCGACGTCGTGGCCGAGCGTGCCGGCGTCGACGCCGCCGACGTCCTGGGCTTCGAGCTCATGACGCACGACGCCCAGCCGAGTCGTCTCATCGGCGTCGATGCCGAGCTGGTCAGCGCGCCGCGCCTCGACAACCAGGTCACGTGCTTCGCCGGCACACGCGCCCTGCTCGCCGCCACACCGACCCCTGGCATCCGCCCCGTCCTGGCGCTGTTCGACCACGAGGAGGTGGGCAGCACGTCCGAGCGGGGCGCGCAGTCCGATCTGCTCGCCACGGTGCTCGAGCGCATCGTCATCGCCGCCGGGGGCACGCGCGACGACTACCACCGCGCCGTCGCGGCCTCGGTGTGCGCGTCGGGCGACATGGCGCACGCGACCCACCCCAACCACGCAGAGCGTCACGAGCCGCTGCACCACATCGCGATCGGCGGGGGACCCGTGCTCAAGCTGCACCCCAACCTCCGGTACGCCAGCGACGCCCCGGGCACGGCCCATTTCGTCCGCGCGTGTGAGCAGGCCGGTGTCCCGCTCCAGCGCTACGAGCACCGCGCCGACCTGCCATGCGGCTCGACGATCGGGCCGCTCAGCGCCGCTCGGACCGGCATGCTGACCGTCGACGTCGGAGCGCCCCAGCTGGCGATGCACTCCGCGCGCGAGACGATGGGCGCGGCCGACGTCGATCCGTACGCGCGGGCCCTCGCAGCCTTCCTGTCTCCTCTGTCCTGA
- a CDS encoding DUF3068 domain-containing protein gives MRKFAGAVLVFFGVTALVVAGVAAFWTSNQVQKTPLDTDSTTLASGTASLSGAAPVPVKAIQLTRADSAKSTSDVVVFNSSSCLVIVKGDTPPCVEASDPEGRLLSASSEIFATDRHTGVGVNDPKILPPDAVEKRGLVNKWPFGTEKRDYKYWDELASKQINAKYVGTKTIDGLETYEYTVDVADAPIEIAAGVPGLYSSSKTIFVDPRTGAIIKQNEKQERVTDAGAPVLALDFGMTDGQVAANVADTKDNIKSLDLVSTTIPIGGLIVGLIALIAGILLQASGRRTKDAQHAQK, from the coding sequence ATGCGTAAGTTTGCTGGTGCAGTTTTGGTTTTCTTCGGTGTGACGGCGTTGGTGGTGGCAGGAGTGGCCGCCTTCTGGACCAGCAATCAGGTCCAGAAGACCCCCCTCGACACCGACAGCACCACGCTGGCGTCGGGCACGGCGTCGCTGAGCGGCGCGGCCCCGGTCCCGGTCAAGGCCATCCAGCTGACCCGTGCCGACTCGGCCAAGTCCACCTCGGACGTGGTGGTCTTCAACAGCTCGTCGTGCCTCGTGATCGTCAAGGGCGACACCCCGCCCTGCGTCGAGGCGTCCGATCCCGAGGGGCGTCTCCTGTCGGCGAGCTCGGAGATCTTCGCGACGGACCGCCACACCGGCGTCGGTGTCAACGACCCGAAGATCCTGCCGCCCGACGCCGTCGAGAAGCGCGGTCTGGTCAACAAGTGGCCCTTCGGCACCGAGAAGCGCGACTACAAGTACTGGGACGAGCTGGCGAGCAAGCAGATCAACGCCAAGTACGTCGGAACCAAGACGATCGACGGGCTGGAGACGTACGAGTACACGGTCGACGTGGCCGATGCGCCGATCGAGATCGCCGCGGGCGTCCCGGGTCTCTACTCCAGCTCCAAGACGATCTTCGTCGATCCCCGCACCGGGGCGATCATCAAGCAGAACGAGAAGCAGGAGCGTGTCACCGATGCCGGTGCGCCCGTGCTCGCGCTCGACTTCGGCATGACCGACGGCCAGGTCGCCGCCAACGTCGCCGACACCAAGGACAACATCAAGAGCCTCGACCTGGTGTCGACGACGATCCCGATCGGCGGCCTCATCGTCGGCCTCATCGCGCTCATCGCCGGCATCCTGCTCCAGGCCTCCGGACGCAGGACCAAGGACGCGCAGCACGCGCAGAAGTGA
- a CDS encoding acyltransferase family protein yields MGGKGAGDVIRRDRAAVPSTSRRVAALDGLRGLVIVSVVVNHAVGVLWTRGPIYDVPIVNGLLGGGAVIVFFVVGGFIVTDGLLRERERGTFDPWRFYLRRLVRVGGQVVAVCVVVGIALRLDPEVPDGADIPTNVLHALTYTFNLLVSTDPFAVQPEFGHLWYLGVQQQCYLILPLLLVVLGRWRPVLVALLVALMVAVYIHRQDVLDERGWVVASSLTTTRSDGLLWGVALAVALPWLSRWRAWGHVLWISALVLLALKLALPELSTYAYLRSWSIPFTLVAGIVVVAVWLLPAPTRVSRALEWAPLRRLGRASLAIFVWHLPIFVIVSRHTESWSWIERTFVSVVILIVVVWASERWIDEPIRRLLATRSVFRMSREQLP; encoded by the coding sequence GTGGGCGGTAAGGGTGCCGGTGACGTGATCCGGCGCGATCGCGCTGCCGTCCCGTCGACGAGCAGGCGGGTCGCGGCTCTCGACGGGCTGCGCGGTCTCGTCATCGTGTCGGTCGTCGTCAACCACGCCGTCGGCGTCCTGTGGACCCGAGGGCCGATCTACGACGTCCCGATCGTCAACGGACTGCTCGGCGGCGGAGCGGTCATCGTGTTCTTCGTCGTCGGCGGTTTCATCGTCACCGACGGACTCCTGCGCGAGCGCGAACGCGGGACGTTCGATCCGTGGCGCTTCTACCTGCGTCGTCTGGTGCGGGTCGGCGGGCAGGTGGTCGCGGTCTGCGTCGTCGTCGGGATCGCGCTGCGGCTCGACCCCGAGGTGCCGGACGGCGCGGACATCCCGACCAATGTGCTGCACGCCCTGACCTACACGTTCAACCTCCTCGTGTCGACTGATCCCTTCGCGGTCCAGCCCGAGTTCGGGCACCTGTGGTACCTCGGCGTGCAGCAGCAGTGCTACCTGATCCTGCCCCTGCTCCTCGTGGTGCTGGGTCGATGGCGGCCGGTGCTGGTCGCGCTGCTCGTGGCGCTCATGGTCGCCGTCTACATCCACCGCCAGGACGTGCTCGACGAGCGCGGCTGGGTTGTCGCCTCGTCGCTGACCACCACCCGGTCCGACGGGCTCCTGTGGGGGGTGGCCCTTGCCGTGGCGCTGCCGTGGCTGTCCCGGTGGCGCGCGTGGGGCCACGTCCTGTGGATCTCTGCGCTCGTGCTGCTGGCCCTCAAGCTCGCGCTGCCCGAGCTGTCGACGTACGCCTACCTGCGCTCGTGGTCGATCCCGTTCACGCTCGTCGCCGGCATCGTGGTCGTCGCGGTGTGGCTGCTGCCCGCGCCGACGCGGGTGTCCCGCGCTCTCGAGTGGGCACCGCTGCGACGCCTGGGCAGGGCCTCGCTGGCGATCTTCGTGTGGCATCTGCCGATCTTCGTGATCGTCTCGCGGCACACCGAGAGCTGGAGCTGGATCGAGCGCACCTTCGTGAGCGTGGTCATCCTGATCGTCGTGGTGTGGGCCAGCGAGCGCTGGATCGACGAGCCGATCCGACGCCTGCTCGCCACCCGATCCGTGTTCCGCATGTCACGGGAGCAGTTGCCGTGA